A single region of the Ramlibacter henchirensis genome encodes:
- a CDS encoding PAS domain-containing hybrid sensor histidine kinase/response regulator produces MKLLNTRTYIALGLASIVSTVLLAASFLGLVPDRNGAIRAGHVALAESVAASSAAFLNSSDPARVQELLRFIQTRNDDLQSIGLRSREGRLLLTTGDHARHWLPVESGRVPDSQIQVMLFAGNQPWGQLEMRFAPLTAPGIAGVFQMPLVVLLAFAGSLCLLSFYIYLHRVLHHLDPAKAIPPRVRSAFDSLAEGLVVIDSKQNVVLANEALTKLLGRDHEQLMGKPVSEIAWLDGEGRPLASEHFPWTASLATGSLQKDLPMKLRDVQGQVRSFVVNCSPVLARGGQASGVLVSLKDITLLERSQVELREARDEAEAANRAKSEFLANMSHEIRTPMNAILGFTELLRRGFGRNEGESSRYLETIHRSGRHLLGLINDILDLSKVEAGQLAVEKIACAPHEIVQGAVEELGLKAREKGIALTLRQDTQLPEQVQSDPARIRQVVLNLLSNAIKFTDAGSVEVVLSCANGHYTVTVKDTGIGMEQGKVESMFEPFTQADASITRRFGGTGLGLAISRRLARALGGDLTGSSRPGAGTTMVFSFATGALDGLRMLDRSQLATGAAAPKASRRRWKIPPARVLVVDDGAENRELVSLVLAEQGLWVEEAEHGQAALEKLAAASFDLVLMDMQMPVMDGYAATRELRRRGARVPIVALTAHAMKGSEQKVLEAGCTAYLTKPIDIDALIQQVAHLLGGAPEDVAAGLATQVAQEAQAPAEPDDAPARIRSRFADNAKLAPIVARFAGRLSEQLGHARDAAEQGDLAEVERLAHWLAGAAGTVGYDEFTPPARELEAASRAGDGTRARTVLQRLHRMAEQLEVPEHPAANPQ; encoded by the coding sequence TTGAAGCTGCTCAACACTCGCACCTACATCGCGCTGGGCCTCGCGTCCATCGTCAGCACCGTGCTGCTGGCGGCGTCGTTCCTCGGCCTGGTCCCCGACCGCAACGGCGCCATCCGTGCCGGCCATGTGGCCCTGGCCGAATCGGTGGCTGCCAGCAGCGCCGCTTTCCTGAACAGCTCCGACCCCGCGCGGGTGCAGGAGCTCCTCCGGTTCATCCAGACCCGCAACGACGACCTGCAGTCGATCGGCCTGCGCTCGCGCGAGGGGCGACTGCTGCTGACCACCGGGGACCACGCGCGCCATTGGCTGCCGGTGGAAAGCGGCCGCGTGCCGGACTCGCAGATCCAGGTGATGCTGTTCGCCGGCAACCAGCCCTGGGGCCAGCTGGAGATGCGCTTCGCGCCGCTGACCGCGCCGGGCATCGCGGGCGTCTTCCAGATGCCCCTGGTGGTGCTGCTCGCGTTCGCGGGCTCGCTGTGCCTGCTGTCGTTCTACATCTACCTTCACCGCGTGCTGCACCACCTGGACCCCGCCAAGGCGATCCCTCCGCGCGTGCGTTCGGCGTTCGACTCGCTGGCCGAAGGCCTGGTGGTGATCGACTCGAAGCAGAACGTGGTGCTGGCCAACGAGGCGCTCACGAAGCTGCTGGGCCGCGACCACGAGCAGCTGATGGGCAAGCCGGTGTCGGAGATCGCGTGGCTCGATGGGGAAGGCCGGCCGCTCGCGTCCGAGCACTTTCCCTGGACGGCATCGCTCGCGACCGGCAGCCTCCAGAAGGACCTTCCGATGAAGCTGCGCGACGTCCAGGGGCAGGTGCGCAGCTTCGTCGTCAACTGCTCGCCGGTGCTGGCCCGCGGCGGGCAGGCGTCCGGCGTGCTGGTCAGCCTGAAGGACATCACGCTGCTCGAACGCAGCCAGGTGGAACTGCGCGAGGCCCGGGACGAGGCCGAGGCCGCCAACCGCGCCAAGAGCGAGTTCCTGGCCAACATGAGCCACGAGATCCGCACCCCGATGAACGCCATCCTCGGCTTCACCGAGCTGCTGCGGCGCGGCTTCGGCCGCAACGAAGGCGAGTCTTCGCGGTACCTCGAGACGATCCATCGCAGCGGCAGGCACCTGCTCGGCCTGATCAACGACATCCTGGACCTCTCCAAGGTCGAGGCCGGCCAGCTGGCGGTGGAGAAGATCGCCTGCGCACCGCACGAGATCGTCCAGGGGGCGGTCGAGGAGCTGGGACTCAAGGCCCGCGAGAAAGGGATCGCCCTCACGCTGCGGCAGGACACCCAACTTCCGGAGCAGGTGCAGTCCGACCCCGCGCGCATCCGCCAGGTGGTGCTCAACCTGCTCAGCAACGCGATCAAGTTCACCGATGCGGGCAGCGTGGAAGTGGTGCTTTCGTGCGCCAACGGCCACTACACCGTGACGGTCAAGGACACCGGCATCGGCATGGAGCAGGGCAAGGTCGAGTCGATGTTCGAGCCGTTCACGCAGGCGGACGCATCGATCACGCGCCGCTTCGGCGGCACGGGCCTGGGGCTGGCCATCAGCCGCCGATTGGCGCGCGCGCTCGGGGGAGACCTCACCGGCAGCAGCCGGCCGGGCGCCGGCACCACCATGGTCTTCAGCTTCGCCACCGGCGCGCTCGACGGCCTGCGGATGCTCGATCGCTCCCAGCTCGCAACGGGCGCAGCGGCTCCCAAGGCCAGCCGCCGCCGCTGGAAGATCCCGCCGGCGCGGGTGCTGGTGGTGGACGACGGCGCGGAGAACCGCGAGCTCGTCTCGCTCGTGCTGGCGGAGCAGGGCCTCTGGGTGGAGGAAGCCGAGCACGGCCAGGCGGCGCTCGAGAAGCTCGCGGCTGCGAGCTTCGACCTCGTGCTGATGGACATGCAGATGCCCGTGATGGACGGCTACGCGGCGACGCGCGAGCTGCGCCGCCGCGGCGCGCGCGTCCCCATCGTCGCGCTCACGGCCCACGCGATGAAGGGCTCCGAGCAGAAGGTGCTGGAGGCGGGCTGCACCGCGTACCTGACGAAGCCGATCGACATCGATGCGCTGATCCAGCAGGTGGCGCACCTGCTGGGTGGCGCTCCCGAGGACGTAGCGGCCGGCCTCGCGACGCAGGTGGCGCAAGAGGCGCAGGCCCCAGCCGAACCCGATGACGCGCCGGCACGGATCCGCTCGCGCTTCGCCGACAACGCGAAGCTCGCGCCGATCGTGGCGCGGTTCGCCGGCCGGCTGTCCGAGCAGCTGGGGCACGCACGCGACGCGGCCGAACAAGGCGACCTGGCGGAGGTGGAACGCCTCGCACACTGGCTCGCCGGCGCGGCCGGCACCGTCGGCTATGACGAATTCACGCCGCCCGCCCGCGAACTCGAAGCGGCCTCGCGGGCCGGCGACGGCACGCGCGCCCGCACGGTCCTGCAGCGCCTGCACCGCATGGCGGAGCAGCTCGAAGTCCCTGAACACCCCGCAGCAAACCCGCAGTAA